CATGACGATCTTGGAATGAAGGGAAAACTTGTGATGTTCGATCAGGTCGGCGATCACGATGAAGCCAAGGCCGCCGATAATTATCAGAGAAGTAATTGTCAGATTGATGACCCAATCGGTCGCGTAGGGCATCAGGTTGGCAAAATTAGCCGGCAGGGCGAAGCCGGCGTTGTTAAAAGCGGAGATCGAATGGAATACGGCGTAAAGCAAGGCCCGGCTGAACCCCATTTCCGGGAGCCAGCGGAAGAAAAAGATCGCGGCCCCGATTCCTTCGACGAAAAAGACGATCCCGAAGACCTTTTTTAAGACCAGAACGACGTCTTTGGTCGAGTAGACGTTCAGGGCCTCCTGAATGGCGAGCTTTTGGGAAATAAAAAGTTTTTGCCTGAAGACCAGGACCATGAAAGTGGAAAAGGTCATATAGCCGAGGCCGCCGATCTGCATCAATCCCATTATAATGAATAGCCCGAAGAGGGAGAAGTGGACCCCGGTATCGAGCGTGACCAGGCCGGTCACGCAGGTGGCGGAATTGGCGGTAAAACAAGCATCCAGGAAATTTGTCGGGGTTCCCTGTGCCGAGGCGATCGGGAGGGAAAGAAGGATTCCTCCAGCCAGAATGACGAGTAAAAAGCTTAAGGCAATGATCGCGCTCGGGCGTATTCTAAACATAAAGCAAAATGTTAGTACAATTGGACTGGCAAGTCAATTATTTGTGTTATAATACCAGCCATGGGGAGAGAAGAAGAGCGTCTCGAAAGTTATCGCCGGACCGCCGCGGTCTCTTTTGTCGTTATTATTTTGTTGTTCTCGTTCCTGATTGTCCGGCCGTTTTTTGTCGCCATTATGTCGGCCGCCGTCCTGGCTTTTATCTTTTATCCGCTCTACGGTAAATTAGCCGAATTATTGAAGAACGTGCCGCTTGGCGAAAAACTGGCTTCGCTTTTGACTTGTCTGGTGATTCTGCTGGTGGTCCTCATCCCTTCTATTTTCGTGGCTGTTTTATTGACCAGCGAGGTCAAAAGCGGCTATCACTTTTTGCAAACCGTTCTCCAGGCCCCCCAGTTCCAGCTCGACAACCTGCCGCCGGTCATTAAACAGCTGGAACAATTCTTGCCGCAATTAAAGGCCGGCGCGGCTGATTTGGTCGGTCAATTGATCGGCATGCTCCAGGATGTTCTCAAAGTGATCCCGAACGTCCTGCTGCAAGTCTTCATTACCATCTTTTCAATTTATTACTTTCTGGTCCATGGCCACGACCTCTATAAGTTTTTTGCCGATCTTTTTCCGCTCTCGGAGAAGCGTTACAAACAAATAGTGAGCCGGTTCGACAATTTAAGCCGGGGGGTGATCATCGGACAGGTTTTTGTCGGGTGCATCCAGGGAGTTTTGGCCTGGCTCGGCTTTTTTATCCTCGGGGTTCCCAGCCCGATCCTCTGGGGAAGCCTGACGGCGATCATTTCGATGATCCCCTTGTTCGGCGCGGCCCTGATCTGGGTGCCGGTCGATATTTATCTTTTTCTGGTCGGGACGATGACCGGCAATTATATCCCCGCGATCAGTTTGCTGGTCTATGGTGTTTTCGTGATCAGCCTGATCGATAATCTGCTGAAGCCGAAAATCGTCGGCGACAACGCCAACATCCACCCGCTGATCGTTCTTTTCGGGATCCTGGGGGGGATTCAGCTGTTCGGCATCGCCGGCATTATTCTCGGCCCGATGATCCTGACGATCTTCGATGTCGTCATCGAGATCTTCAAGGAAGCGCTGTAAAGCAATGACAAATGACCAACATTTGACATTTTTCCGCCAGAGGCGGATGCGCCTTTGGGGCATAATTTGTCATTTGACATTCCACCATGCCTGAACTCCCCGAAGTTGAGACGGTCAAACGCGGCCTGGCCAAATCCATTATCGGCAAAACAATCTTGGACTTTGATTGTGACACCGTAAAAATGCTGAACCACCCCTTGGCCTTTTATCGCCGAACTTTAAAGGGGCTCAAGATTCTAGGCGTTGGCCGACGGGCGAAGATGGTCATTATTACTTTTTCCAAAGATTGGCGACTCCTCGTGCATCTGAAAATGACCGGCCAGCTCGTCTACCGCGGCGATCATAAGACGGTGGTCGGCGGGCATCCGATCAAAGAAGGGTTTGAAAAAGATCCGAACCGATTTACTCACGCGACCTTTAGTTTCCGTGACCGGACAAAATTATTTTACAACGATGTCCGCAAATTCGGCTGGCTCCGTCTCTACACCGCCGATCAGTTAGCCGCCTACTTAAACGGGCTGGGGTTGGGGCCAGAGCCGGTTGATGACGCCTATACCATAGAAGTTTTTAAACGCGAGCTGGTCCGCCGGCCGAAAGCGAAGATTAAGCAATTTTTGATGGACAACCGGAACGTGGTTGGGATCGGCAACATTTACAGCGACGAGATCTGTTATTACGCCCGGGTCCGGCCGAATCGCCAGGTGAAGACCCTGACCGGCGCGGAGATCAGCCTTTTATTTAAAGGGATCAAGCATATCCTGGCCGAAGCGATCAAATACGAAGGGACCTCGATCAGCGATTACGTTAACGCCCAGGGAGAAGCGGGGGCCTATACTAAAAAACTTAAGGTCTATGGTCGTTACGGAGAAAAGTGTCTGAAATGCAAGGGGGAAGTTGCCCGGTTAAAGATCGGCGGGCGGACCTCTTCTTTTTGCCCGAGCTGCCAAAAATAGTTGGCTTGACAGGTAAATAATTAACGATATAATTCTGGTAGTTCGAAAATTTAGGGGGTAATTCATGAAAAAGCCGTTTGTTGGTTTGGTTCTCGCTTTGAGCTTTATTTTTGTTGGTGAAGTCTGCGCGATCGAAGGGAGCGCCACAATCGCGGCTAAAGACCTTTACAGCTTAGCGCAAAGAAAAACTTATCGTTTGGGTCTGCGCGGTTGCCTTCTTTCGCCAACCGACAATGTTAATGTAAGTAAAGATTCGGTCCTTGATTTTGGCTTAGAATTTGACGCCAAACTTAACGAAAATCTTGATACCGGGCCGCGCTTCGGGATAGTTTTAAATAAGAAGTTAAAGCTAGGCGCGACGGTCGATGCCTCTTACACTTTAGTTAAGTTTGGTTATGGAGCCAGGATCTATACCATGTATTGGGGTGAATACGGCAGCAGCCACGGCTTTTTCAACCTTTATTTTAACGCCGAAGTTGACTATTACACCGGCAACAAAGTTTCTGAAGTTACCGCGATGGCGACTAATCCTTCCAGCTTTGCCGGTCTCGGAGGATATGGCGGGGTGGGGATTGAGTTGGCTTTTGGTCCTAATACCAGTGGTTTTGGCGAAGTCGGCTACCAGAAGACCAGTATTAAAGATGCCAACAATGTTGAGCTTCCATTGGATGGTTACGTTTTGGCGGCAGGGGTAAGGTTGGCATTCTTTTAAGACCTTCCAAGATAATAGCGGCCGGTCTGAATTATATTGAGCACATCACCGAGATGAAGATGGCCCGGCCCGACCACCCGATCCTTTTTCTCAAAGCCCCCTCCGCGCTGATCGGCGACGGCGACAACATTGTTTATCCTCCGCAAACCAAAGAACTCCATTACGAAGCGGAACTGGCGATCGTTATCAAAGACCGGATCCGTAATATCACGAAGGCACAGGCGTTGGAACACGTGCTTGGCTTTACCTGTGCCAACGATGTTTCCGCCCGCGATTTGCAGCTCTTAGACGGTCAGTGGGCGAGGGCAAAGTCGTTCGATACTTTTTGTCCGGTCGGTCCGCGGCTGGTGACCGGGATCGATCCCAATAATCTGGCGATCAAATGTTATTTAAACGGGGAGTTAAAGCAGTCATCGAATACAACGAGTATGATCTTTAAAGTGGAAGAGTTGATCGCTTTTATTGCCGGCGTCATGACTTTGGAACCGAACGACATAATTTTGACCGGGACTCCGCCCGGGATCGGGCCGATGAAGGTCGGCGATGTTGTTGAGGTGGAGATCGAAAAGATCGGGCGTTTAAAAAATCAGGTTGTTGCCGCTTAGAAACTTCTGGGCATCGGGGTCATTAACAGGTCCCCTTCTTTAAGGTTGGCTAATTCCGGGTTCAGCCTTTCCAGTTCCGCGACCGTGGTCCGATGTTGGTCGGCCAGTTCTTTAACTTTTGGCCCGCCATCAACCTCTTGCGGCTTAATTATATGAAGGTGATACGATGAATCGTAACGAACGGCGGTAATTGATGTCATTTGTTTCCCCCTACATATACTATTCGTACCAGAAGACGAAAAACTTGCGTTTTTGGGGTAAAATGTGTCATTATGTTTTTGGCATGAATAAGCTAATTATTGCGATATTTGCAGCCGGGGTCTTGTTTGTGGGAAGTGTTTTTGGGAGTGGGGTCATTGACCGGCCGGTTCCATTTTTATGTCAGGCTCCTTACGGTGACTGGCGGCAACCATGGCAGGATGGGTGCGAGGAAGCGGCGATCATTATGGCGATGAGTTGGGTGGAAGGGAAGGCGGTGACCAAACGTTCCGGTAACCAGACGATCCTTGATCTGGTGAAATTTCAGATTAAAAACTATGGCGGGCATTTTGACCTGACCGCCAAGCAATCGGCTAAGTTAATAAAAGACTATTATCAATACGATGGGATCGAAGTTCTTCAAGCGGGGACGAGCCAAGAACTGAAAAAGTTCCTGGCGGCCGGAGATCTGATCATCGCGCCGATGGCCGGGCGGGAATTAGGTAACCCGTATTTTACTCCTCCCGGTCCTTATTACCATTATGTGCTGATCAAAGGTTACGACGATACCCGCGGGGTTTTTATCACCAACGATCCCGGGACCCGCCGGGGAGCGAACTATACGTATAAATACCGGACCCTTTTTCAGGCGATTCACGACTGGACCGGCCGGAAAGAGAGCATTTCCCGAGGCAAAAAATCGATTCTTGTGATAAAATTAGATCAATAGTGGGCCCGTAGCGTAACTGGATAGCGCATTGCCCTCCGAAGGCAAGGGTTGCGAGTTCGAATCTCGCCGGGCCCATTTTTTGGAGCTACCTAATGAGCGAAATTTATCGCGAAGAACATTTTTACCAGGCCACCCCCGAAGCCGCGCTTGCCAAATTAAACAGTTCCGTGAATGGTTTGCCTGCCGCTGACGCGGCCGATCGCCTGAAAAAATACGGTTTAAACCAGCTCCGGGAAAAAGGAGGGGTCGACGCCGGCCGCCTCTTGCTGGAACAATTCCAGGGTTTTATCGTCTGGGTCCTGATCGCCGCCGCGCTGGTCGCCGGGTTGCTTGGCGAATGGCTGGACTCCGGCGCGATCGTTGCCATAGTAATTCTCAATGCCCTCCTCGGTTTCGTCCAAAGCTTTCGGGCCGAAAAATCACTGGCCGCGCTTAAAAAGTTGGCCGCTCCCACCTGTAAAGTGATTCGCGGCGGGGAACGGCGCCAGATCCCGGCCGTTCAGCTGGTACCCGGCGATATTGTGGAACTGGAGGCCGGCGATAACGTTCCGTCCGATTCGAGGCTTCTTCAGCTGACCGCGAATTTTACCGTCCAGGAAGCGAGCCTGACCGGTGAATCGACCCCGGTTAATAAAACCGTTGCCGCGCTGGCCGAAAAGGAGGTCCCGCTGGCCGACCGGGCCAATATGCTTTATCTTGGGACGACCGTAACTTCCGGCAAAGCCAAGGCGCTGGTCGTCGCGACCGGAATGAAGACCGAATTGGGACGAATCGCCGGCCTGATCCAGGCGATTGACCGGGAAACGACGCCGCTCCAGAAAAAGCTGGATGAATTCAGCAAGTGGCTGGTCTATCTCTGTTTCTTTTTAGTCGGTCTGGTCTTTTTTCTAGGCTGGTTGCGCGGCGGCGAACTGCTGGAAGTCTTTTTAACCGCGGTCAGTTTGGCGGTTGCTGCCATTCCTGAAGGGTTGCCGGCAGTGGTGACCATCGCTTTAGCAATCGGGGTCCAGCGGATGGTCAAACGGTCGGCGCTGATCCGAAAACTTCCGTCAGTTGAGACTTTGGGCTGCGCCACCGTTATCTGCACCGATAAGACCGGGACGCTCACCAAAAACGAGATGACGGTGCAGGCGGTCTATGCCGACGGCCGCGCTTTTACGGTCAGCGGGATCGGTTATGCCCCGCGAGGCGAATTTTTATTGGATGGTTTAAAAATTGAGGCGGGGGACCAGCCCGGCTTGACCAAAACTTTGATTGCCGGCGTACTTTGCAACAGCGCGGCCTTAACGCCGACCGGGATTATCGGCGATCCGACTGAAGCGGCTCTCCTGACGGCGGCGGCCAAAGCCGGGCTGACCAGGGAGAATACCGGACGGGAGCTTCATTTTGTTGAAGAGATCCCCTTCGATTCCGAACGGAAGCAAATGACGATGATCTTTGGGCGGGGCGCGGAACTGGTCGCCTATAGTAAAGGGGCGCCGGATAGTCTCCTGCGGAAATGCCGCTACATCGAAGAAAATGGCCAGGTGCGGGAGTTGACGCCTGAAGATCAGGCCCGTTTTGCCGCCGTCAATGACGGGCTGGCCGGCCAGGCGCTGCGGGTCTTGGCTTTTGCTTACCGGCCGCTGGCCGACCGTCCGGAAAAACTCGATGATAAAACAGTTGAACGTGACCTTATCCTGGTCGGCTTGATGGCGATGATCGATCCGCCGCGCGATGAAGCCCGTCAGGCGATCGCCGATTGCCGCCGGGCGGGGATTAGGACGGTCATGATCACCGGCGACCACAAAAATACCGCCGTGGCGATCGCTGCTTCGCTTGGTTTTTTTCCGGCCGACGCCCTTGCCTTGACCGGGGAAGAGCTCGACCGGCTCGATGACCAGGAATTGACCTTCAAGGTCGATCGGGTCCCGGTCTATGCCCGGGTTTCGCCGGAGCATAAGCTTCGGATCGTTAAAGCCTGGCGGCGGCGCGGGGAGATCGTGGCGATGACCGGCGACGGCGTTAACGACGCTCCCGCGGTCAAAGAAGCCGACATCGGCGTGGCGATGGGGATTACCGGGACCGACGTGACCAAGGAAGTTTCCGACATGGTCGTGACCGACGATAATTTCGCTTCGATCGTCGCCGCGATCGAAGAAGGGCGGGGGATCTACGACAACATCAAAAAGTTCGTCCACTATCTTCTCTCCTGCAATGCCGGTGAGATCATGGTGATGTTCCTGGCCGCCCTGGTCGGCTGGCCCCTGCCGCTTTTGCCGATTCATATTTTGTGGGTCAATCTGGTGACCGATGGCTTGCCGGCCTTAGCGCTCGGGATGGACCCGGTCGAGCCGGGGATCATGTCCAGACCGCCCCGGAAAAAAGACGAACCGGTCGTGCCGGCCAACCGGGCCGGTTTGATAATCTTGCAGGGCTTATTTATCGCCCTCTGCGTTTTAGCCGCGTTCAGTTTTGTCTTGTTTATTGAAGGCGAGGGGGTAACCAGGGCGAGGACCGCCGCTTTTATCGTTCTTTGCTGCGCCCAGCTTTTTCATGCGCTCAACTGCCGGAGCCAAACGAAGTCGTTTTTTCCGGGAATGTGGACCAATCACTGGCTAATTCTGGCGGTTCTATTTTCCTTTGCCTTGCAGATGCTGGTCGTCTACTTTCCGCCTCTGCAAACGATCTTTAAGACCGAAGCTTTGGGCCAGGCTGATTGGCTGTTAGTCCTGATCCTATCTTCTCTTCCGCTTTGGGGGATGGAGATTGTTAAAGCGATTAACCTTAAGAAAGGATTTATTAAAGAATAATGGACTTTATTAAATTCCTTGGGACCGCCGGTGCCAGGGTCGTGGTTTCCAAACAGCTGCGGGCCTCTGGGGGGATCTGGCTGTCGCTTGACGGGACGAACCTCTACCTCGATCCGGGACCGGGAGCTTTGGTTAAAACCCTGGGGGCCCGGCCGAAGCTTGATCCGGCCAACCTGGATGGGATCTTACTTTCGCACAAACATCTCGACCATTCCGGCGACATTAATGCCATGATCGAAGCGATGACTGAAGGGACCTTTAAAAAGCGGGGGGCGGTCTTTGCCCCAAAAGAGGCGCTGGTTGGCGATCCGGTGATCTTAAAATATGTCCGCCAATACCCGGAGCGGCTGGAGATCCTCAAAGCTAAAGGAAAATATAATGTAGGAGCGTTGACCTTTACCACCCCGGTCCAGCACGTACATCATAATACGGAGGCCTATGGCTTCAAAATCAAAGGGGAGAAGACGACCGTTTCTTATATTGCCGATACCAAGTTTTTCCCCGGATTGATCAGGGCTTATCGGGCGAGCGATATCCTGGTCGTGAGCGTGCTACGCCAGGAGCCGTCCCACTTGGAGCACCTTTGCGTTGAGGACCTGAAGAAGTTGGTGCAGGGGATCAAGCCCCGGGTGACGATCATGACCCATTTTGGCAAGCTCATGCTGGCGGCCAAGCCGTGGCTGGTTGCCGAACAACTAAGCCGGGAGCTGAAAAGTAAAATTATTGCCGCCGGTGATGGTATGACTTATAAAATTTGATTTAACCGCCCCGATCCGATCGGGGCGGTTAAATATTGGGACTGCTGAAAAAGCCCTTTTTGGAAGCCGTAGACAATATCGTCTCGGCTTCCAAAAGAGTATCTTGTTTAGAAGAGAAAAGGAAACCGCGGCGATATTGCCGCAGGTTTCCTTTTTGCCATGGTTTGAAACCCGCGGAATTAATTCCGCGGTTAAAAATGCTTGCTAGCCATTGCTTTTATATGTTATATTTACAACCGATGTCTAAAAATATTAATCAATTACGTATTTTGTTGATCCTGGGAATTATTGCCGCTTCCGTTTACGTGTTGATCCAATTCCCGCTCAATCTCGGTCTCGACTTACAGGGCGGTACCCGCCTGGTTTACGAAGGGCAGGAGACCGAAAAGGTCAAAGTCAGCGATGATTCCATGGCCGGCGTGGTCGCGGTCATCCGTAACCGGATCGACGGGCTGGGGGTCTCTGAACCGACTATCCAGCGCAAGGGACAATCCCAGGTTATCGTTGAACTTCCCGGCATCAAAGACCCGGAAAGGGCGATTGCCTTGATCGGTGATACGGCGATGCTGGAATTTGTGGAGGCTGAATGGCTTCCGGGCGATGCCCGCGGCGCTTCACCGGAAAAAGTCAAAGAATTTTACGGCGCCGAGGCCAGGATCGGGACCGTTAAAGAGGAACAAGATGGGCGGGTCGTCAGCGAAAAGCCGATCGTCCTGAAAAAAACCGTTTTGACCGGGGCCGACCTGAAAGGGGCTTTCCCCGGATTTGACCAATACGGCAACCCGGTCGTTGATATCGAGTTTAACGATAACGGCGCCAAGCTTTTTGCCGAAGTGACCGCCCGATCGGTCAACAAGCCGATCGCCATTATCCTTGACCGGAAAGTTATTTCCGCTCCGAACGTCAGGGAGCCGATTCCCTCCGGTCGCGCCCAGATCTCCGGGAATTTCAAAGCGGAAGATGTCCGCGACCTGGTCATTAAACTGAAAGCCGGCTCCCTGCCGATTCCGGTCAAAATGGTGGAGACCAGGATCGTCGGTCCATCGCTCGGTAAAGATTCGATCGATCGGAGCAAGATCGCCGGGGTGCTTGGATTTTTGTTCATCGTCGCTTTTATGGTCATTTATTACCGGCTTCCCGGTTTTATCTCGGTCCTATCTCTGGCGATCTACGTTCCTTTGACCCTGTCGATCCTGGCCGCTTTTCATACGACCTTAACTCTCCCCGGTATTGCCGGGTTCCTGCTGACCCTTGGTATGGCGGTTGACGCCAACGTTATTATTTATGAAAGATTAAAAGAGGAACTACGGCTTGGCAAAACGGTTAAAGCCTCTTTTGCCGCCGCTTTTGACCGGGCCTTTGCCGCCATCCTTGATTCCAACGTCACGACCATCATCGGGGCGGTTACCCTGTTCTTTGTCGGGACCGGGACGATCCGCGGGTTTGCCATTACCCTGACGATTGGTATCTTAGTGTCGATGTTTACCGCTTTGACCCTGACCCGCCTGATGCTCAATATGCTGGTTGACGCCAAGATCGTGACCGATCCCAATTCGAAATTGCTTTATAAGTAGGAAATTATGTTTGATATTATCAAAAAATCGAGAATGTTTCTGACCGTTTCAGCAATCGTGACTGCGCTGGCTCTTGCTGTTTTGCTTTTTAATTTCATGGTCCATGGCAAGCCGATGAACTTTGGGATTGATTTTACCGGCGGGACGATGCTTAACCTCCGCTTTGCCAAGGCGGTATCGGTCGGGGAGGTCCGCCAGGTTCTTGATGGTTATGGTTTGGGTGAGAGCACTATTCAAAAATCCGGCGACCAGGATATCCTGATCCGGACCAAGCCGCTTGATAACGATGTCCGGACCAGATTGCTGGCCGACTTTAATACCAAGATCAGCCAGACGGAGATCCTGGAAGCGGATGTTATCGGCCCGACGATCGGGAAGGAACTGGGACAGCAAGCGATCTGGGCTTTGCTCCTGGCCTCGCTTGGCATTATCATCTACGTTTCCTTCCGGTTTGAGGTTAAATACGCCTTGGCGGCGCTTTTAGCCCTTTATCATGATGCGATCATTACGACCGGGATCATTGCCTTGCTCTGGCGCCAGATTGATATTACCTTCGTGGCGGCGCTTCTGACGATCATGGGTTATTCGATCAACGATACGATCGTGATTTTCGATCGAATTCGGGAGAACTTGAAAAAGACCAGCCTGGCCAAGAAAAAATTCAATGAGATCGTTAATCTTTCGATCTGGGAGACGATGTCCCGGTCGATTAATACCGTCATGACCGTTCTCTTTATGGTCCTCTGTCTCTTGATCTTTGGCGGTGAACCATTGCGCGAGTTCTCACTGACCCTCTTGATCGGATTTACCCTCGGGGCGTATTCTTCCGTCTTCGTCGCTCCAACGCTCCTGGCCCTCTGGCACCATAACGAATCAAAAAAGTAAACTATCAGGGATTGTTAAAAAGTCTATTTTGTTGAAATTTCCCCATAAATATGCCGATAAATCTTTGCGAGTCGGAAACCTGCGACTAAACGTCGCGGTTTCCTCCAGACCTTGTTTTTCAAGGAACCGCGAAGTTCATTCGCAGGTTCCTTGAAAAGATTAGTATATGCTAAACAACATCAAAGAACGGATCGTTATTAACCAAGAGATCGACCTGCCGAACCCGATCCTTAATGGGGTTTGGCCGGGGGGGCATTTATTCGCGATTATTGCCCATCTTAAGGCGGGGAAGTTATCGCTGGATAAATTGATGCGGTCTTCCAATAAAGGCTTGATCGGGATCGCGATTGCCGGAAGCGGAGAAACGGCCGCCCTCAAGCTGGCGCAGAAAGCCCGGGGGACGCCGGAGCGGCAGAAAGTCGGTCTCTGGCGGATTATTGACGCGGTGACTTCCCAAGGAGAGCTGAAAACGACCTTGCACTACCGGCGGGAAGTTGAATTTTTGGAAGAGTTGGGGGAGAGATTGCCGGAACACGCGCCGCTTTTTAATCAAATGATCGCTCATCTCCCCCCGGAAACCAAAGTTTACAATCATGGAGTCGTCGTCAAAGAGCTCTTCATAACCTACGCCGCATAATCTTTATTGATCCGACCCCGCTGGAGCCTTATTTTTCGGGAAAAAATTCACGGTTGCCTCCCCATCGGCCTTCAGGTATAATCAACCCGCCTGTGAAAAAGAAAAAAGCAAAAAAAACCGCTTCACGTTTCGATTGGCAATGGGTTTGGTGGGGAACGGCTTTTGTTCTTTTTATCGCGGTAGTCTTGCTTGGTTTTTGGTCCCTCGGTGTGGCGACGAAAAAACCGGCTGAACCGCCGGTATTGGTAGGCCGCCCAAGCCAGGTTACGGGGCAGGTCGTTAAGTTGTATTACTATAACGAACAGGCGGCCAGACGGCTGGGCCAAGACGGCGAGGGAAACCCGGCCGCTCTTTTACCGGTGGAGAGGGTAATTCCCGAAACCAAGGCGCCGCTTAAGGCAACGATCAGGCTGTTGATCGCAGGAGAACTGACGGCGGAGGAAAAGGCGGCCGGCTTCACGACTGAATTCCCTCATCCTGCTTTCAAATTGATCAGGGCCGACTTGGACCGGGGTGTTTTGACCCTGGTCTTTACCGATGTTCCCGGTTTTACGACCGGCGGGGCGTTGCGGGTGGAATTACTGGCGGCCCAGATCGAAAAGACCGCCAAACAATTTTCCGGGGTCAAGCAGGTTCGGTTCCTCCCCGAGTCTTTGTTTCAACCTTGATCGCCTAGACTGCCTTAGAGCAGCGGAGGCGCTTCTCAATTTCCCCAAATTGTAGTAAAATAATGGCACACGGGAGGGAGTCATGAAAAGCTTAAAAGGGACCAAGACCGAAAAAAACTTATTGACCGCTTTTGCCGGCGAATCGCAGGCGCGGAACCGATATACTTATTTCGCTTCACAGGCGATCAAAGAAAATTACCAGCAGATCGCGGCAATATTTTTGGAAACCGCCGATAACGAAAAAGAACACGCCAAGCGGTTTTTTAAATTTCTGGAAGGTGGCGACCTTGAAATTGTCGCCAGCTATCCGGCCGGTGTGATTGGCGATACCGCCAAG
This window of the Candidatus Margulisiibacteriota bacterium genome carries:
- a CDS encoding AI-2E family transporter, with translation MGREEERLESYRRTAAVSFVVIILLFSFLIVRPFFVAIMSAAVLAFIFYPLYGKLAELLKNVPLGEKLASLLTCLVILLVVLIPSIFVAVLLTSEVKSGYHFLQTVLQAPQFQLDNLPPVIKQLEQFLPQLKAGAADLVGQLIGMLQDVLKVIPNVLLQVFITIFSIYYFLVHGHDLYKFFADLFPLSEKRYKQIVSRFDNLSRGVIIGQVFVGCIQGVLAWLGFFILGVPSPILWGSLTAIISMIPLFGAALIWVPVDIYLFLVGTMTGNYIPAISLLVYGVFVISLIDNLLKPKIVGDNANIHPLIVLFGILGGIQLFGIAGIILGPMILTIFDVVIEIFKEAL
- a CDS encoding C39 family peptidase; the protein is MNKLIIAIFAAGVLFVGSVFGSGVIDRPVPFLCQAPYGDWRQPWQDGCEEAAIIMAMSWVEGKAVTKRSGNQTILDLVKFQIKNYGGHFDLTAKQSAKLIKDYYQYDGIEVLQAGTSQELKKFLAAGDLIIAPMAGRELGNPYFTPPGPYYHYVLIKGYDDTRGVFITNDPGTRRGANYTYKYRTLFQAIHDWTGRKESISRGKKSILVIKLDQ
- a CDS encoding cation-translocating P-type ATPase, whose amino-acid sequence is MSEIYREEHFYQATPEAALAKLNSSVNGLPAADAADRLKKYGLNQLREKGGVDAGRLLLEQFQGFIVWVLIAAALVAGLLGEWLDSGAIVAIVILNALLGFVQSFRAEKSLAALKKLAAPTCKVIRGGERRQIPAVQLVPGDIVELEAGDNVPSDSRLLQLTANFTVQEASLTGESTPVNKTVAALAEKEVPLADRANMLYLGTTVTSGKAKALVVATGMKTELGRIAGLIQAIDRETTPLQKKLDEFSKWLVYLCFFLVGLVFFLGWLRGGELLEVFLTAVSLAVAAIPEGLPAVVTIALAIGVQRMVKRSALIRKLPSVETLGCATVICTDKTGTLTKNEMTVQAVYADGRAFTVSGIGYAPRGEFLLDGLKIEAGDQPGLTKTLIAGVLCNSAALTPTGIIGDPTEAALLTAAAKAGLTRENTGRELHFVEEIPFDSERKQMTMIFGRGAELVAYSKGAPDSLLRKCRYIEENGQVRELTPEDQARFAAVNDGLAGQALRVLAFAYRPLADRPEKLDDKTVERDLILVGLMAMIDPPRDEARQAIADCRRAGIRTVMITGDHKNTAVAIAASLGFFPADALALTGEELDRLDDQELTFKVDRVPVYARVSPEHKLRIVKAWRRRGEIVAMTGDGVNDAPAVKEADIGVAMGITGTDVTKEVSDMVVTDDNFASIVAAIEEGRGIYDNIKKFVHYLLSCNAGEIMVMFLAALVGWPLPLLPIHILWVNLVTDGLPALALGMDPVEPGIMSRPPRKKDEPVVPANRAGLIILQGLFIALCVLAAFSFVLFIEGEGVTRARTAAFIVLCCAQLFHALNCRSQTKSFFPGMWTNHWLILAVLFSFALQMLVVYFPPLQTIFKTEALGQADWLLVLILSSLPLWGMEIVKAINLKKGFIKE
- a CDS encoding fumarylacetoacetate hydrolase family protein translates to MAAGLNYIEHITEMKMARPDHPILFLKAPSALIGDGDNIVYPPQTKELHYEAELAIVIKDRIRNITKAQALEHVLGFTCANDVSARDLQLLDGQWARAKSFDTFCPVGPRLVTGIDPNNLAIKCYLNGELKQSSNTTSMIFKVEELIAFIAGVMTLEPNDIILTGTPPGIGPMKVGDVVEVEIEKIGRLKNQVVAA
- a CDS encoding MBL fold metallo-hydrolase, with the translated sequence MDFIKFLGTAGARVVVSKQLRASGGIWLSLDGTNLYLDPGPGALVKTLGARPKLDPANLDGILLSHKHLDHSGDINAMIEAMTEGTFKKRGAVFAPKEALVGDPVILKYVRQYPERLEILKAKGKYNVGALTFTTPVQHVHHNTEAYGFKIKGEKTTVSYIADTKFFPGLIRAYRASDILVVSVLRQEPSHLEHLCVEDLKKLVQGIKPRVTIMTHFGKLMLAAKPWLVAEQLSRELKSKIIAAGDGMTYKI
- the mutM gene encoding bifunctional DNA-formamidopyrimidine glycosylase/DNA-(apurinic or apyrimidinic site) lyase, with the protein product MPELPEVETVKRGLAKSIIGKTILDFDCDTVKMLNHPLAFYRRTLKGLKILGVGRRAKMVIITFSKDWRLLVHLKMTGQLVYRGDHKTVVGGHPIKEGFEKDPNRFTHATFSFRDRTKLFYNDVRKFGWLRLYTADQLAAYLNGLGLGPEPVDDAYTIEVFKRELVRRPKAKIKQFLMDNRNVVGIGNIYSDEICYYARVRPNRQVKTLTGAEISLLFKGIKHILAEAIKYEGTSISDYVNAQGEAGAYTKKLKVYGRYGEKCLKCKGEVARLKIGGRTSSFCPSCQK
- a CDS encoding TrkH family potassium uptake protein, which gives rise to MFRIRPSAIIALSFLLVILAGGILLSLPIASAQGTPTNFLDACFTANSATCVTGLVTLDTGVHFSLFGLFIIMGLMQIGGLGYMTFSTFMVLVFRQKLFISQKLAIQEALNVYSTKDVVLVLKKVFGIVFFVEGIGAAIFFFRWLPEMGFSRALLYAVFHSISAFNNAGFALPANFANLMPYATDWVINLTITSLIIIGGLGFIVIADLIEHHKFSLHSKIVMVTTLALLALGTGLIFVLEYHNPLTIGPLTMSDKLLASYFQAVTCRTAGFNTVAIGGLAPPTLLLMMVLMFIGASPGGTGGGIKTTTFAVIIGTIWATLKGFRNTIMFNRRIPVETVRRAITLTFLALAAVGFSIFLLDNIEHFSLMEVAFEIFSAFGTVGLSMGITPNLSTAGKLLVMLVMFIGRVGPLSLLIALTLGQRENKVEPPKEGVSIG